A stretch of the Camarhynchus parvulus chromosome 4, STF_HiC, whole genome shotgun sequence genome encodes the following:
- the TMEM156 gene encoding transmembrane protein 156, translated as MCLLLRKPVVFRLGLGIIIVFILCLPEFFKIHEANTVMMSCMDTCSSSNTTFPLCTFNNSYKTSVQQRRETQTILLKVIINNSNFQNIPCICQSSWREQQSHPKQRECESKRDVNVDHQGSGSIAKKTKGSLEVKTENITYFYKYFNFTTVSKKEVEHNTNYLMEIHINNSIVRGPNTANKQLNHSCLLAMMEDQNDCINISLQLKSYMEYPMCMMKITWLTMIAVVFVFTVSIVIYKIVQENKRNSDYKQRVATSVSTVLRRKSSIHARRTVSATKIHPFPVKTSKQQAPLPAQTTKRLPVIPEQERCHVEQL; from the exons ATGTGCTTGCTTTTGAGAAAACCAGTGGTCTTCAGATTAGGACTAGGAATAATTATCgtgtttattttgtgtttacCTGAATTTTTCAAAATCCATGAAG CCAACACTGTAATGATGTCCTGCATGGATACCTGTTCATCAAGTAACACCACTTTTCCACTTTGTACTTTTAACAATTCTTACAAAACATCAGTGCAACAAAGAAGAGAAACCCAGACTATTTTGCTGAAGGTCATTATAAATAATTCcaatttccaaaatattccatGTATTTGCCAGTCGTCCTGGAGGGAACAACAGTCCCACCCTAAACAGAGAGAGTGTGAATCCAAGAGGGATGTGAATGTTGATCATCAAGGATCAGGGTCAATAGCTAAAAAAA caaaaggCTCGCTtgaagtgaaaacagaaaatattacttatttttacaaatatttcaatttcaCTACGGTTTCCAAGAAAGAAGTGGAGCATAATACAAACTACCTGATGGAAATCCACATCAACAATTCTATAGTCAGAGGACCAAACACAGCCAACAAACAACTAAATCATTCTTGTCTCTTGGCAATGATGGAAGACCAAAATGACTGTATAAATATTTCACTGCAACTGAAGTCTTATATGGAAT ATCCAATGTGTATGATGAAGATCACTTGGCTCACTATGATTGCAGTAGTTTTTGTATTTACTGTTTCAATCGTCATCTACAAAATAGTCCAAGAAAATAAACGGAACT CAGATTATAAACAAAGAGTAGCAACATCAGTTTCTACTGTTCTAAGAAGAAAGAGTTCCATACATGCAAGAAGAACTGTATCTGCTACTAAAATTCATCCATTTCCTG TGAAAACCAGCAAACAACAGGCCCCACTTCCTGCACAGACTACAAAGAGATTACCTGTAATTCCTGAACAAGAGCGTTGTCACGTGGAACAACTGTAG